In the Zingiber officinale cultivar Zhangliang chromosome 5A, Zo_v1.1, whole genome shotgun sequence genome, TTAATGGCAGGCTCCTAGCCGTAAACAAAGCAGCCCCCAGGGGCTCTCGTGTGGAAAGAACTCCACGAGTATATGAACCTTCCTTCAGAATCTATGTTGGCAATCTGCCATGGCAAGTGGATGACGACCGCCTGGAGCAAGTATTCAGCGAACATGGTAAAGTGGTGGAAGCAAGGGTTGTGTATGATAGAGATAGCGGACGTTCGCGTGGATTTGGCTTTGTGAAAATGGAATCGCAGGCTGAAATGGACGACGCTATTGCTGCTCTCGATGGACAGGTGAGTTTACTTAGTTCCACCAATTTATTATAATTCTGTCGATATCTTCCCAGCTAGTCCGAGTTTGCAAATCTTGAATGTTAAACATGCTCAGTTAATGATTCTTGCTCGTTCTATGTTGCCAGAGTTTGGATGGCCGCGCGTTACGAGTTAATGTCGCTGAGGAGAGACCGAGGCGTACCTTCTGATATGGAAAAACCAAAAAATTATTTGTCTGAAATACTTCgtatgaattttttttctttactttatAGGGCTAGCCAAAGTTCTTCCTTGTTATGGATTTCTAATGCATTTATGCATCACTCACTTGATGAAGAAGATGAGGTTAATGTACAACCATTGCTATTAATTTTGGTTTGAGGGGGGCTCAGTGTTCAGTTTGTTCCCCCAAGCCCGAAATGTTGATTCAACCTCTAAATTAAAATCTGTTGTGATTTTTATATGTATTTCCTTTTATCCTGTGGGTTCGGATTTGAAGTGAAATTACTAATTGatgattattaaaaatataaaaatgttcAATTcgctaaaataaaattttagatattaatattttattttattaattattgacTATGTGTTATTTTCGAAAGATATAATAAAGCCGTGCTCTCAACGGACAGGCCTTTTTGTTTCCGGCTCAAATAGCAATTCTTGGGCTCCAAGTCAAGGTGCAAACGCTCGCCACCTCGTCGATTTTCTCTTGCTCATCGGCGAACGAAACCTAAGTGCTTCTTTGTTTTGAATCACTATTTCTCCTCTCCCTTCCGATCGTCGGAGAGCTATGGAGGTCAGTTGTTTCGTCCCTACCCTCGATTGTCGACATTCTCTAAACCAGTCGTTTGTGTTTAGTTGCAGACGTTGGCCATGAAAGATGCAACAATCGTAGATGATGGAACTACTGAAAGGACCTCGTAAGGATCTCGTAATATCTGCTctctttttttaattaagttttgatgGTCGTCTTTACCCTAGCGATTCACTGTCGGTTTTGTCGAGATATCTCCCAGCGTCGGTTTTGTGGTTTATTCTATCGAACTGTTATAAAGGCTCTTATTAGGTCTTTTTTCGAAGCTTTGACAGCGATAGTTAATGGTATGGTTAGAGATTTAAGCTGATCCTTCATGTAACAATTCATCTAGATTTCTACTGATTTTAATTGTAGGCCCTAGCAGGTTATGTGGCTTGGATATATTACAGTACCAGATGCATGGAATTTGAGTATAAATTTTGTGTCTGAAACTGAAACGACCTACTCATAAACACTAATGAGAAATCAAGTggaccatatctaataaggttggTAATTGAGAAATGATGTCCATCTAGAAAGTATATGGTTGAGGATATCTTTATCCTATCAAACATTCCATTCACAATCACTTGCCTCTAAAATTTAGACAACAAACACAACACACATGGAAGCTTGAACGACATAAAATTCTTCTGCCTAATACTACTTCACAAAGAGAACCAACTCTATGTCACGGTGAagcaaaagttaaaaaaaaaaattagataaatttGATGGGTAGTAACTCAAGGTAGTTGGAAGTGCTTTTTTACCTGAATTTTATTTGAAACCATGCTGTATCTGTTGCTATTATCACAAATAAGATGATACTTCTCAGTCTTAAACTATGAAAGACTATTTAATTTCCACTGATATTTAGTCATGACACATCGGTATCCTGTGCATTACTATCCGGTGCTGTAAATAATATCTATGTGAGAATTCAGTTGTCTTCCCAACTTTCTATAATTGCATTTGAAGCATACAATCATAGACTCATCCCTATTGAATTATACAATATTGAACTTGTGAAATATTTCGACAGGTATCCTTATGTGACTGGTACGTCAGTGATAGGGATGAAATACAAAGAAGGTGTTATCATGGCGGCTGATACAGGAGgtcatttttttagattttaatttatttgtattaaTATTCACTATTATACCATGGCGAaagagaaggggagccttggcgcaacagtaaagttgttgtcatgtgaccaaaaggtcacgggttcgaatcttggaaacaacctcttgcaaaaagcaaggtaaggctgcgtacaatggatccttccccgggaccccgcatagcaggagcttcatgcaccgggctgcccttttttataCCATGGTGAAAGACTTGTGCCTGGATAGTAGTTGTAGAAACTTCCCTTCCAAGGATCAGAGGACACGCAGCTCTGATATAATGTAGATTATTCCCAACATAGGATTCTAATATATTCTGCAGTGCCTTGTCTATATGAAGTTAAAGAAGTCATATATAGAAGCCGAATACAATCATAATCAACTAATGGTCTTCCTTGTATCAATAATGCACGTGTGGAATATGCAGACAAAGTCACAGAACTTAGACTAATTTTGTGACCTATGATCCTTTAATTTTGTGATCCTCTCCTTCCTCTTTTTAATTTTACTCGCAAGTGAGCCAAGCCTAAGGTAAACATGCAGTAAATGAGAAGATAGAATTTATTGCTGGAAGAATTTTATGGAAAATTAGAAAACAGCCGATATGTGGCACTCTTGGAAATCCTTGCAGATGCAAATAACCTTCAGATGCCAGTTATAGAGATTAAACTCAAATCAAATGTCATTGGAAGAAATTTTGAACTCTTGAAATAGTAGTatcaataaataattataaatgaacaagaaaaacaaagcagaaagaaaaatatgaaagaaGGAATATAACTGATAGTTACATTTCTCATTACTGATATGATTTATTCCTTCTATATTACTTGACACAGATGAACTTTTGTTCTTTGCAATGTGCAGGTTCCTATGGATCTACTCTGAGATACAAGAGTGTGGAGCGCATAAAACCTATTGGGAAACACTCTCTCCTAGGTGCAAGTGGAGAAATCAGTGATTTCCAAGAGATTCTTCGCTATCTTGATGAGCTCATGTAAGAAACTTGCTTGCCTTTTCATGTACGGTTGCTAAAAGTATTAAGTATTTGGCAACTTTTTGGTTTAAATAGTCAGCAACTCTTTTATCGGTGAATATCTGGTTGAATTTAACTTCTTCATGGAACATTTAATCTCATGTATGCACCTTTTGCCTTTTCATGTTTTAACAAGTAGCATTTTTGTCCTCTTAGCTTGTACGACAACATGTGGGATGATGGGAACTCACTTGGTCCCAAGGAGGTTCACAATTATCTCACTCGGGTTATGTACAATCGGCGCAATAAGTTTGATCCTCTTTGGAATTCACTCGTTCTTGGTGGAGTGAAGAATGGACAGAAGTATCTTGGGATGGTGCGTAAAtgctttcttcttgatttgttaTGTGTTTGAATTAATTTAACCATGAAATGCCCATATTATAGGTGAGCATGAATGGCACACATTTTGAGGACAATCATGTGGCCACTGGGTTTGGGAATCATCTTGCAAGGCCTATACTTCGTGCTGAATGGCATGAAGACCTAAGCTTTGAAGAGGCTGTTAAGCTGATG is a window encoding:
- the LOC121981996 gene encoding proteasome subunit beta type-4-like isoform X1, with the translated sequence MELQTLAMKDATIVDDGTTERTSYPYVTGTSVIGMKYKEGVIMAADTGGSYGSTLRYKSVERIKPIGKHSLLGASGEISDFQEILRYLDELILYDNMWDDGNSLGPKEVHNYLTRVMYNRRNKFDPLWNSLVLGGVKNGQKYLGMVSMNGTHFEDNHVATGFGNHLARPILRAEWHEDLSFEEAVKLMEKCLLVLLYRDRSAINKFQVAKITEEGVTISQPYALKTYWGFSAFQNPSKGAVGSW
- the LOC121981996 gene encoding proteasome subunit beta type-4-like isoform X2; this translates as METLAMKDATIVDDGTTERTSYPYVTGTSVIGMKYKEGVIMAADTGGSYGSTLRYKSVERIKPIGKHSLLGASGEISDFQEILRYLDELILYDNMWDDGNSLGPKEVHNYLTRVMYNRRNKFDPLWNSLVLGGVKNGQKYLGMVSMNGTHFEDNHVATGFGNHLARPILRAEWHEDLSFEEAVKLMEKCLLVLLYRDRSAINKFQVAKITEEGVTISQPYALKTYWGFSAFQNPSKGAVGSW
- the LOC121981996 gene encoding proteasome subunit beta type-4-like isoform X3, with the protein product MKYKEGVIMAADTGGSYGSTLRYKSVERIKPIGKHSLLGASGEISDFQEILRYLDELILYDNMWDDGNSLGPKEVHNYLTRVMYNRRNKFDPLWNSLVLGGVKNGQKYLGMVSMNGTHFEDNHVATGFGNHLARPILRAEWHEDLSFEEAVKLMEKCLLVLLYRDRSAINKFQVAKITEEGVTISQPYALKTYWGFSAFQNPSKGAVGSW